GTTGCGCGTAGCGCCGTTCAAACTCTACAGGTGACAGGTCGCCAGTTGAACCGTGGCGGCGGTTGGGGTTGTAGAACATCTCGATGTAGTCGAATACCTCGGCGCGAGCGGCGTCCTTGGTGGGATAGGTCAGCCGCCTGATCCGCTCGCGTTTGAGCAGGCCGAAGAAGCTCTCCACGGGTGCGTTGTCGTGGCAGTTGCCACGCCGACTCATGCTGCACACCAAGCCATGGGACGCCAGGAAACTGCGCCAGTCATCGCTGGTGTAGACAGACCCTTGGTCCGAATGAACCAAGCAACCAGCGTTGGGTTTGCGCCGCCACACCGCAGACAACACCGCCTGCACGACCAACTCGGTGTCGGCCCGATCGCGCATCGCCCAGCCGACGACCTGCCTGGAAAACAGATCGATCACAACAGCCAAATACATCCAGCCTTCATGCGTGCGGATGAAGGTGAAATCGCTCGCCCAGGCCGTGTCCGGCTCCGTCACGTCGAACTGTCGGTCAAGCAGGTTGGCCGCCGCCTTGCACTGCATTCCTCCATGGAAGCGCGGTTTGCGACCATAGCCCACCTGGGCACGCAGTCCCTCGGTGCGCATCAGCCGATGCACCCGATGACGACTACAACGCTCACCCAGATCGCGCAGATCCGTGGTGATCTTGCGATGCCCATAGACACTGCCGCTGGCCAGCCAGTGGTGCTTGATTAGTCCAAGCAAGCGATCATCTTCCTTGGCGCGCTCACTGTTGGGCGAGCACAACCAGGCGTAATAACCCGACCGGTTGACCCGCAATACCCGGCACATTGCACACACCCTGAATTCCTCGCAGTGGGCTTGCATGAAGGCGTACTTTGCCTTTACCCCTTGGCAAAGTACGCGGCGGCCTTTTTTAGGATGTCGCGCTCCTCGGTCACTCGACGCAACTCTGCCTTCAGCCGCCGAACCTCGGCGCTCTGGTCCACCTCGGCGCGATGCACCACGCCAGACTTGCCGAACGTGCGCAGCCAGGCGTACAGGCTGTGCGTGGTGACACCCAGCCGCTCGGCGACTTCTGCCACCTTGAACCCACGATCAGTCACTTGCCGGACCGCCTCGATCTTGAACTCATCCGTATATCGCTTGCTGCTCATAGACACCTCCGAATCGACCATTTTCCATGGCCTTGAGATGTCTAGGAAACCCTGGGCGTATCAGAGGGCAACTTCATCTCCCACAGCTTCTTGCCGGTGTCCTTGTCCACTGCGCGGAACCAGCCGTCCAGCGTGCCGTAGAACACCAGCCCGCCATCGGTGACCAGGGTGCCGCTCCACACCGGGAACTTCTCCTTGATCTCCCACTTGGACTTGCCTTCCACCACGTCGAACGCCTTGACAATGCCCAGTGCGCCGGGCTCGTTGGGCTTCATCATCACGTTGGCGAACACATACGGCAGGCCCATCATGGTGTTGCCGCGTTCCTGCGGCTCAAGCTCCATGTGCCAGTTGTTGGTGCCGCAGAAGAACACCGCCGAATTGGCCGGATCCACCGAGCACGGCTGCTGGTCCTTGCCGCCCATTGCCGACGGGAACGCCTGCACTTTCTTGCCGCGTTCCAGTGGCGAATGCGCAGCCACCTTCACCGGGCGGCCGGTCTT
The nucleotide sequence above comes from Xanthomonas campestris pv. campestris str. ATCC 33913. Encoded proteins:
- a CDS encoding IS3 family transposase (programmed frameshift), with translation MSSKRYTDEFKIEAVRQVTDRGFKVAEVAERLGVTTHSLYAWLRTFGKSGVVHRAEVDQSAEVRRLKAELRRVTEERDIPKKGRRVLCQGVKAKYAFMQAHCEEFRVCAMCRVLRVNRSGYYAWLCSPNSERAKEDDRLLGLIKHHWLASGSVYGHRKITTDLRDLGERCSRHRVHRLMRTEGLRAQVGYGRKPRFHGGMQCKAAANLLDRQFDVTEPDTAWASDFTFIRTHEGWMYLAVVIDLFSRQVVGWAMRDRADTELVVQAVLSAVWRRKPNAGCLVHSDQGSVYTSDDWRSFLASHGLVCSMSRRGNCHDNAPVESFFGLLKRERIRRLTYPTKDAARAEVFDYIEMFYNPNRRHGSTGDLSPVEFERRYAQRGS